In one Conger conger chromosome 5, fConCon1.1, whole genome shotgun sequence genomic region, the following are encoded:
- the LOC133128936 gene encoding kyphoscoliosis peptidase-like encodes MAFHNRLSCAQKILLAIFCFPLLPFYLCYAYCCATGDEDEKDNEIKEEHKLKHTVKAREDGQRDIEHQEEAVENGDSRKSVVTVEIHPEKNSRKLPARFSFGKGKDVRRNDIVYKNDAAVDIQPKRSSVQREHQEEAVENGDSRKSVVTVEIHPEKNSRKSPARFSFGKGKEVKRNDIVYKNEGFVDADKKKEIIRKNEYAYPWDKSSLKSMDIDLGKLKKLDAYSSKVRPRDTVQALVQELQKGASSDLEKLRAIWMWVTHHIEYDVEGLRNPGLRTGNADDVLKSGKGVCAGYAGLFQEMCRVAGIECETVSGHSKGAGYTLGKRFSGDGDHAWNAVRLGGRWHLLDSTWGAGTADEKFTFRYNEFYFLTHPALFAGDHFPEDAKWQMLAPRLSLKQYENMGHRKSAFYNLGLLSAEPTEFLIKSDGKTTITVQSSSPMLFLHDLNGKRECGIMTLKPYGMNLDVYPESTGLHTLEIYAKAGDAAEKENYSLVCSYQLQCRAVSREMRPPADLDNPVGPGWHSERKGLHEPSQRDPVVLTADGRCSFGFRVARGRELMAKLSAAGFSMTDEQQRRHVFLSRREDRTDFKVQVPRAGLYVLKVYAKERAEAGSYGYVCNYLISCADPRVRWPVYPLRYASWESEYELVEPLAGVLPANRTVRFRMRIPRVSLVAVGGGGDTRDLRLDADGYWTGSFNTAGCTDVNVMIKVNPNDKSRSFVLNYQVET; translated from the exons ATGGCTTTCCATAACCGTCTGAGTTGTGCGCAGAAAATATTACTGGCTATTTTCTGTTTTCCGCTGCTTCCTTTCTACCTGTGCTATGCAT ACTGCTGTGCAACTGGTGATGAAGATGAAAAagataatgaaataaaagaggaaCACAAATTAA agcacacagtgaagGCCCGTGAAGATGGCCAGAGGGATATAG AGCATCAGGAGGAGGCTGTAGAAAATGGAGACAGCAGGAAAAGCGTAG TAACAGTGGAGATTCACCCAGAGAAAAATTCACGGAAGTTGCCCGCAAGATTTTCCTTTGGTAAAG GAAAAGACGTCAGAAGGAATGACATTGTGTATAAAAAtgatg ctgCAGTTGATATCCAACCAAAACGAAGTTCTGTTCAGAGAG AGCATCAGGAGGAGGCTGTAGAGAATGGAGACAGCAGGAAAAGCGTAG TAACAGTGGAGATTCACCCAGAGAAAAATTCACGGAAGTCGCCCGCAAGATTTTCCTTTGGTAAAG GAAAAGAAGTCAAAAGGAATGACATTGTGTATAAAAATGAGG GTTTTGTTGatgctgacaaaaaaaaagagattattCGAAAAAATGAATACG CTTACCCATGGGACAAGTCCAGCCTCAAGTCAATGGACATAGATTTGGGTAAACTGAAAAAACTTGACGCCTATTCAAGTAAG GTGAGGCCCAGGGACACGGTGCAGGCCCTGGTGCAGGAGCTGCAGAAGGGAGCCAGCAGTGACCTGGAGAAACTGAGGGCGATCTGGATGTGGGTCACGCACCACATCG AGTACGATGTGGAAGGACTGCGTAACCCCGGCCTCAGAACGGGCAACGCTGACGATGTGTTAAAGTCAGGGAAGGGAGTGTGTGCAGGCTACGCTGGCCTGTTTCAGGAAATGTGCAG AGTTGCAGGCATTGAGTGTGAGACGGTGTCCGGGCACTCCAAGGGTGCGGGGTACACGTTGGGTAAACGCTTCAGTGGAGACGGTGACCACGCGTGGAACGCCGTCAGACTGGGAGGACGCTGGCACCTCCTGGACAGCACGTGGGGAGCTGGGACTGCCGATGAAAAATTCACATTCCG ATACAACGAGTTCTACTTCCTGACTCATCCCGCTCTCTTTGCTGGAGACCATTTCCCGGAGGACGCCAAATGGCAGATGCTGGCACCTCGTCTTTCCCTGAAGCAGTATGAGAACATGGGCCATAGGAAGAGCGCATTTTATAATTTAGGCCTCCTCTCTGCAGAACCAACAGAATTTCTCATAAAGTCAG ATGGAAAGACAACAATAACAGTCCAGAGTTCTTCACCTATGCTCTTTCTGCACGACTTGAATGGGAAACGTGAGTGCGGGATAATGACACTCAAGCCATACGGAATGAATCTGGACGTCTACCCCGAAAGCACCGGACTGCACACCTTAGAAATCTACGCAAAGGCCGGAGATGCTGCGGAAAAGGAGAACTACAGCCTGGTGTGCAGCTACCAGCTGCAGTGCCGAGCCGTCTCCAGGGAGATGAGGCCCCCGGCGGACCTGGACAACCCCGTGGGGCCCGGCTGGCACTCGGAGAGGAAGGGGCTCCACGAGCCCTCGCAGCGAGATCCCGTGGTCCTCACGGCGGACGGCCGCTGCTCGTTCGGGTTCCGCGTGGCGCGGGGCCGGGAGCTCATGGCCAAGCTGTCCGCGGCCGGCTTCTCCATGACGGAcgagcagcagcggcggcacGTCTTCCTGTCCCGGCGAGAGGACCGGACGGACTTCaaagtgcaggtgcccagggcGGGCCTGTACGTGCTCAAGGTGTACGCCAAGGAGCGGGCGGAGGCGGGGAGTTACGGCTACGTCTGCAACTACCTCATCTCCTGCGCCGACCCCCGGGTGCGCTGGCCCGTGTACCCGCTGAGGTACGCCTCCTGGGAGAGCGAATACGAGCTGGTGGAGCCGCTCGCCGGCGTGCTCCCGGCCAATCGCACGGTCCGGTTCAGGATGAGGATCCCCCGCGTGTCGCTGGTGGCGGTGGGAGGCGGCGGCGACACGCGTGACCTACGCCTGGACGCAGACGGGTACTGGACCGGCAGCTTCAACACGGCGGGGTGCACAGACGTCAACGTCATGATAAAAGTCAATCCCAACGACAAATCACGCTCCTTTGTTCTGAATTACCAAGTGGAGACCTAG